In one window of Azotobacter salinestris DNA:
- a CDS encoding SulP family inorganic anion transporter — MKERLARYLPCLEWARQYDREAAGKDGLAAAIVTLMLIPQSLAYAMLAGLPPVTGLYASILPLVAYTLFGTSRTLAVGPAAVLSLVTASVLGPLFAAGSAAYSAAALLLALLSGILLLAMAVLRLGFLANFLSHPVISGFMSASGILITLGQLKHILGIRADGENAIQLIQALAQGLPQTNLPTLTIGAGSLLFLYLARTRLNGWLRARGLGAKFANTLTRTGPVMALLVSVLVVWLFDLGAAGVRVVGQIPQGLPSLDLPPLDAALAGELLPAALLISLIGFVESVSVAQTLAARRRQRIEPNQELVGLGAANLAAALSGGFPVTGGLSRSVVNFDAGAQTPMAGALTAVGIAVTVLFFTPLFHNLPHAVLAATIIVAVLTLVDLGALGRTWRYSRQDAAAMAATMLGVLLIDVEAGIVIGVGLSLLLFLWRTSQPHIAVVGQLPGSEHFRNVKRFAVVESPKVLSIRVDESLYFPNARYLEDRIAELVSQYPQAEHLVLMCPGVNLIDASALESLEAIGACLHAAGIQLHLSEVKGPVMDRLRHSDFLEHFGGRVFISQFEALAELDPQTTRNALGMRRQGLAAPFPLQPTLLEDDSEKRP; from the coding sequence ATGAAAGAGCGGCTGGCCCGCTACCTGCCGTGTCTGGAGTGGGCACGCCAGTACGATCGCGAGGCAGCGGGCAAGGACGGCCTGGCCGCGGCGATCGTGACCCTGATGCTGATCCCGCAGAGCCTGGCCTACGCCATGCTCGCCGGCCTGCCGCCGGTCACCGGGCTGTATGCTAGCATCCTGCCACTAGTGGCCTATACCCTGTTCGGCACCAGCCGCACCCTGGCGGTCGGCCCGGCAGCCGTGCTGTCGCTGGTCACCGCCAGCGTGCTCGGTCCGCTGTTCGCCGCCGGCAGCGCCGCGTACAGCGCCGCCGCCCTGCTGCTGGCGCTGCTTTCCGGCATCCTTCTGCTGGCCATGGCGGTGCTGCGCCTGGGCTTTCTCGCCAACTTTCTCAGCCACCCGGTGATTTCCGGCTTCATGAGCGCTTCGGGCATTCTCATCACCCTCGGCCAGCTCAAGCACATTCTCGGCATCAGGGCCGACGGCGAGAACGCCATCCAACTGATCCAGGCCCTGGCCCAGGGCCTGCCGCAGACCAACCTGCCGACCCTGACCATCGGCGCCGGCAGCCTGCTCTTCCTCTATCTGGCCCGCACGCGGCTGAACGGCTGGCTGCGTGCCCGCGGCCTCGGCGCGAAGTTTGCCAACACCCTGACGCGCACCGGGCCGGTAATGGCGCTGCTGGTCTCGGTGCTGGTGGTCTGGCTGTTCGACCTGGGCGCCGCCGGGGTGCGCGTGGTCGGGCAGATTCCCCAGGGCCTGCCGTCGCTCGACCTGCCGCCGCTGGATGCGGCGCTGGCCGGCGAGCTGCTGCCGGCGGCGCTCCTGATCAGCCTGATCGGCTTCGTCGAATCGGTGTCGGTGGCACAGACCCTGGCCGCCAGGCGCCGCCAGCGCATCGAGCCCAATCAGGAGCTGGTCGGGCTCGGCGCCGCCAACCTGGCCGCGGCGCTGAGCGGAGGCTTCCCGGTCACCGGTGGCCTGTCGCGCTCGGTGGTGAACTTCGATGCCGGCGCGCAGACGCCCATGGCCGGTGCCCTGACCGCCGTGGGTATCGCCGTCACCGTGCTGTTCTTCACCCCGCTGTTCCACAACCTGCCGCATGCCGTGCTGGCGGCCACCATCATCGTCGCGGTGCTGACCCTGGTCGACCTCGGCGCGCTCGGACGCACCTGGCGCTACTCGCGCCAGGACGCCGCGGCCATGGCGGCGACCATGCTCGGCGTGCTGCTGATCGACGTCGAGGCCGGCATCGTCATCGGTGTCGGCCTGTCCCTGCTGCTGTTCCTCTGGCGTACCAGCCAGCCGCACATCGCCGTGGTCGGCCAACTGCCGGGCAGCGAGCACTTTCGCAACGTCAAACGCTTCGCCGTGGTGGAGAGCCCGAAGGTGCTGTCGATCCGCGTCGACGAAAGCCTGTACTTCCCCAACGCCCGCTATCTGGAGGACCGCATCGCCGAGCTGGTCAGCCAGTATCCGCAGGCCGAGCACCTGGTGCTGATGTGCCCGGGGGTCAACCTGATCGATGCCAGCGCCCTGGAAAGCCTCGAGGCGATCGGCGCGTGCCTGCACGCCGCCGGCATCCAGCTGCATCTCTCCGAGGTCAAGGGACCGGTGATGGACCGGCTCAGGCACTCGGACTTCCTCGAGCACTTCGGCGGCCGGGTATTCATCAGCCAGTTCGAGGCCCTGGCCGAACTCGATCCGCAGACCACCCGGAATGCCCTCGGCATGCGCCGCCAGGGCCTTGCCGCTCCCTTTCCCCTTCAACCGACCCTGCTGGAAGACGACAGTGAAAAACGCCCATGA
- a CDS encoding bifunctional protein tyrosine phosphatase family protein/NAD(P)/FAD-dependent oxidoreductase, with the protein MQPIKRLTPFIGVAAQLEPADMGLLAASGYRCVINNRPDNEGEGQPSSEALRIAAEDSGLEYHHLPVVSGRISDEDVAAFRGLLDRVKGPVLAFCRTGTRSTTLWALAEAHHLDPDTLLQTAKAAGYDLTALQPRLEQRWQSLPNQPLAPAQFAHTPRYDVLVIGGGAAGCAVTASLLKRDPGLRIAIVEPRDQHYYQPGWTLVGAGVFDRARTERDMARCIPAKAQWIRAAASDFEPDQQQVVLEDGSRIGYRALIVCPGLTFNWDAIEGARETLGKNGVTSNYEFELAPYTWQQVQALRHGRALFTQPPMPIKCAGAPQKAMYLSCDHWRKQGVLGDIRVDFCSAAAVLFGVADFVPPLMKYVERYGAHLHFNNTLVKVDGEAHKAWFRVTAADGSTRTVEREFDLLHLVPPQRAPEFVRQSPLANADGWIEVDHETLRHPRYGNIFSLGDVCAAPNAKTAAAVRKQAPVVAENVLGVLAGRGPRAVYDGYGSCPLTIERGKVILAEFGYGGKLLPTFPFDPRVPRRLAWELKTKWMPGIYFDLMLKGHEWLAEPKHLDFEPRPVESPAACDFTREKN; encoded by the coding sequence ATGCAACCGATCAAGCGCCTCACCCCGTTCATCGGCGTGGCCGCCCAGCTCGAACCGGCGGACATGGGCCTGCTCGCCGCCAGCGGCTACCGCTGCGTGATCAACAACCGTCCGGACAACGAAGGCGAGGGCCAGCCGAGCAGCGAGGCCCTGCGCATCGCTGCCGAAGACTCCGGGCTCGAGTACCACCATTTGCCCGTGGTTTCCGGCAGGATCAGCGACGAAGACGTTGCCGCCTTCCGCGGACTGCTGGACCGGGTCAAGGGTCCGGTCCTGGCCTTCTGCCGCACCGGCACCCGCTCCACCACCCTGTGGGCACTGGCCGAGGCCCACCACCTCGATCCCGATACCCTGTTGCAGACGGCGAAGGCCGCCGGCTACGACCTCACGGCCCTGCAGCCGCGCCTCGAGCAGCGCTGGCAGAGCCTGCCCAACCAGCCGCTGGCGCCGGCGCAGTTCGCCCATACCCCGCGCTATGACGTGCTGGTGATCGGTGGCGGCGCCGCCGGCTGCGCGGTGACTGCCAGCCTGCTCAAGCGCGATCCCGGCCTGCGCATCGCCATCGTCGAGCCGCGCGATCAGCACTACTACCAGCCAGGCTGGACCCTGGTCGGCGCCGGGGTGTTCGACCGCGCGCGCACCGAGCGCGACATGGCCCGCTGCATCCCGGCCAAGGCACAGTGGATCCGCGCCGCCGCCAGCGACTTCGAGCCCGACCAGCAGCAGGTGGTGCTGGAAGACGGCAGCCGCATCGGTTACCGCGCGCTGATCGTCTGCCCGGGCCTGACCTTCAACTGGGACGCCATCGAGGGTGCGCGGGAAACCCTCGGCAAGAACGGCGTGACCAGCAACTACGAGTTCGAGCTGGCACCCTACACCTGGCAGCAGGTGCAGGCCCTGCGCCACGGCCGCGCGCTGTTCACCCAGCCGCCGATGCCGATCAAGTGCGCCGGGGCGCCGCAGAAAGCCATGTACCTGTCCTGCGACCACTGGCGGAAGCAGGGCGTGTTGGGCGATATCCGGGTGGATTTCTGCTCGGCCGCCGCGGTGCTGTTCGGCGTCGCCGACTTCGTGCCGCCGCTGATGAAGTACGTCGAGCGCTACGGAGCCCATCTCCACTTCAACAACACCCTGGTCAAGGTCGACGGCGAGGCGCACAAGGCCTGGTTCCGGGTCACCGCCGCCGACGGCAGCACCCGCACCGTGGAGCGCGAATTCGACTTGCTGCACCTGGTGCCGCCGCAGCGCGCCCCCGAGTTCGTCCGTCAGAGTCCGCTGGCCAACGCCGACGGTTGGATCGAGGTCGACCACGAAACCCTGCGCCACCCGCGCTACGGCAACATCTTCAGCCTCGGCGACGTGTGCGCCGCGCCCAATGCCAAGACCGCCGCAGCGGTGCGCAAGCAGGCGCCGGTGGTGGCCGAGAACGTCCTCGGCGTGCTCGCCGGCCGCGGTCCGCGGGCGGTCTACGACGGCTACGGCTCCTGCCCGCTGACCATCGAGCGCGGCAAGGTGATCCTCGCCGAGTTCGGCTACGGCGGCAAACTGCTACCGACCTTCCCCTTCGACCCGCGTGTGCCGCGCCGCCTGGCCTGGGAGCTGAAGACCAAGTGGATGCCGGGCATCTACTTCGACCTGATGCTCAAGGGTCATGAGTGGCTGGCCGAACCCAAACATCTGGACTTCGAGCCGCGCCCGGTGGAATCGCCGGCGGCCTGCGACTTCACCCGGGAGAAAAACTGA
- a CDS encoding MBL fold metallo-hydrolase, with the protein MNAHVEAFFDPATSTYSYVVSDPQTRQCALVDPVLDYDPAAGRTSHQSADRLIAHVREQGLRVQWILETHVHADHLSAGHYLKGRLGGQLAIGDRITMVQNTFGKLFNAEAEFATDGRQFDHLFHDGEHFTIGGIEARALHTPGHTPACMTYLIGDAAFVGDTLFMPDYGTARCDFPGGDARTLYRSIHDKLFHLPDETRVFMCHDYKAPGREEHLYETTIGAERTQNVHIHEGIGEEQFVAMRQARDATLDMPTLILPSVQINMRAGELPPAESNGTRYLKIPLDVL; encoded by the coding sequence ATGAACGCCCACGTTGAAGCCTTCTTCGACCCCGCCACCTCCACCTACAGCTATGTGGTGAGCGATCCGCAAACCCGCCAGTGCGCACTGGTCGACCCCGTGCTGGACTACGACCCCGCCGCCGGTCGCACCTCGCACCAGAGCGCCGACCGCCTGATAGCCCACGTCCGCGAGCAGGGTCTGCGCGTGCAGTGGATCCTGGAAACCCACGTGCACGCCGATCACCTCAGCGCCGGCCACTACCTCAAGGGGCGGCTCGGCGGCCAGTTGGCCATCGGCGACCGGATCACGATGGTGCAGAACACCTTCGGCAAGTTGTTCAACGCCGAAGCGGAATTCGCCACCGACGGCCGCCAGTTCGATCACCTGTTCCACGACGGCGAACATTTCACCATCGGCGGCATCGAGGCCCGCGCCCTCCACACGCCGGGCCACACCCCCGCCTGCATGACCTACCTGATCGGCGATGCCGCCTTCGTCGGCGACACCCTGTTCATGCCCGACTACGGCACCGCCCGCTGCGACTTCCCCGGCGGCGACGCACGCACCCTGTATCGCTCGATCCACGACAAGCTGTTCCACCTGCCGGACGAGACCCGCGTGTTCATGTGCCACGACTACAAGGCCCCGGGGCGCGAGGAGCACCTGTACGAAACGACCATCGGCGCCGAACGCACGCAAAACGTGCACATCCATGAAGGTATCGGCGAGGAACAGTTCGTCGCCATGCGTCAGGCGCGCGACGCCACCCTCGACATGCCGACCCTGATCCTGCCCTCGGTGCAGATCAACATGCGTGCCGGGGAACTGCCGCCGGCCGAGAGCAACGGCACCCGCTACCTGAAGATCCCGCTCGACGTGCTCTGA
- a CDS encoding multifunctional CCA addition/repair protein, translated as MRIYKVGGAVRDRLLGRPVSEVDWVVVGASAEELLARGYRPVGADFPVFLHPQSGEEYALARTERKSGRGYGGFTFHASPEVTLEEDLLRRDLTINAMAEDEQGQLIDPYHGQRDLEEKWLRHVSPAFAEDPLRVLRVARFAARYAPLGFRVAPETRALMRQLAESGELQALTAERSWKEISRALMEPRPDVFIRTLRDCGALRELLPEVDALFGVPQPAAHHPEIDTGEHLLAVLRQCAEHEQPLVVRWACLLHDLGKGTTPAEEWPRHVGHEHKGLKLIRAVNTRCKAPRDCQELALLVGEYHTHGHRALELRPAALLELLQRFDVYRRPQRFEEFIAACEMDARGRLGLERSDYPQADYLRGAATAARTVTVQPLLEKGLVGAALGEALKRERLRALETYKAEALGKPGDPSENPRP; from the coding sequence ATGCGAATCTACAAAGTGGGTGGTGCGGTACGCGATCGGCTGCTCGGACGGCCGGTCAGCGAGGTCGACTGGGTGGTGGTCGGCGCCAGCGCCGAGGAGTTGCTGGCCCGGGGGTACCGTCCGGTCGGCGCGGATTTCCCGGTCTTTCTCCATCCGCAGAGCGGCGAGGAATACGCCCTCGCCCGTACCGAGCGGAAGAGCGGGCGCGGCTATGGCGGATTCACCTTCCACGCCAGTCCGGAAGTGACCCTGGAGGAAGACCTGCTGCGCCGCGATCTGACCATCAACGCCATGGCCGAGGACGAGCAGGGCCAGCTGATCGACCCCTATCACGGCCAGCGCGACCTCGAGGAGAAGTGGCTGCGCCACGTCTCCCCCGCCTTCGCCGAAGACCCCCTGCGGGTGCTGCGCGTGGCGCGCTTCGCCGCCCGCTATGCGCCACTGGGGTTTCGCGTAGCCCCAGAAACCCGGGCGCTGATGCGTCAGCTCGCCGAGTCCGGCGAGTTGCAGGCGCTCACCGCCGAACGCAGCTGGAAGGAAATCTCCCGCGCCCTCATGGAGCCGCGTCCGGACGTCTTCATCCGGACGCTGCGCGACTGCGGCGCCCTGCGCGAACTGCTGCCGGAGGTCGATGCCCTGTTCGGCGTGCCACAGCCGGCAGCCCACCACCCGGAAATCGATACCGGCGAGCACCTGCTCGCCGTGCTGCGCCAGTGCGCCGAACACGAACAGCCCCTGGTCGTGCGCTGGGCCTGCCTCCTTCACGACCTGGGCAAGGGGACGACGCCTGCCGAGGAGTGGCCGCGGCATGTCGGCCACGAACACAAGGGCCTGAAGCTGATCCGCGCGGTGAACACGCGCTGCAAGGCTCCGCGCGACTGCCAGGAGCTGGCCCTGCTGGTCGGCGAATACCACACCCACGGTCACCGGGCCCTGGAGCTTCGCCCCGCCGCCCTGCTCGAACTGCTCCAGCGCTTCGACGTCTACCGCCGCCCGCAGCGCTTCGAGGAGTTCATTGCCGCCTGCGAGATGGATGCCCGTGGCCGCCTCGGCCTGGAGCGGAGCGACTACCCGCAGGCCGACTACCTGCGCGGTGCCGCCACCGCGGCCCGGACAGTGACGGTCCAGCCGCTGCTGGAAAAGGGGCTCGTGGGCGCTGCCCTGGGTGAGGCGCTCAAGCGCGAACGGCTCCGGGCACTGGAGACCTACAAGGCCGAGGCACTGGGCAAGCCGGGCGATCCTTCGGAAAATCCCCGGCCCTGA
- a CDS encoding SpoVR family protein: MTPRERKGQPISTGSEWSFELVQAYDKEIGRIAERYALDTYPNQIEVITAEQMMDAYASVGMPIGYHHWSYGKHFLATEKGYKRGQMGLAYEIVINSDPCIAYLMEENTMCMQALVIAHACYGHNSFFKGNYLFRTWTDASSIVDYLVFAKQYIMQCEERHGIDAVEELLDSCHALMNYGVDRYKRPYPISAEEERRRQKDREEHLQRQINDLWRTIPRASEKGSEKDRSRWPAEPQENILYFIEKHAPLLEPWQREVVRIVRKIAQYFYPQRQTQVMNEGWATFWHYTLLNDLYDEGLVTDGFMMEFLQSHTSVVYQPPFDSPYYSGINPYALGFSMYRDIRRICENPTEEDKRWFPDIAGSDWLSTLKFAMQSFKDESFILQFLSPKVIRDLKLFSIVDDDQKDELLVSAIHDDDGYRTVRELLASQYNLGNREPNVQIWSVDRRGDRSLTLRHQQHDRKPLSDSTEDVLKHLHRLWGFDIHLESMQGERIVNSYHMPPRGDGDEENYPRLDLAIPPI, translated from the coding sequence ATGACCCCCAGAGAGAGAAAGGGCCAGCCGATTTCCACCGGCTCGGAGTGGAGCTTCGAGCTGGTCCAGGCCTACGACAAGGAAATCGGCCGCATCGCCGAACGCTATGCACTCGACACCTATCCCAACCAGATCGAGGTGATCACCGCCGAGCAGATGATGGACGCCTACGCCTCGGTGGGCATGCCCATCGGCTACCACCACTGGTCGTACGGCAAGCATTTCCTCGCCACCGAGAAGGGCTACAAGCGCGGGCAGATGGGCCTGGCCTACGAGATCGTGATCAACTCCGATCCGTGCATCGCCTACCTGATGGAAGAGAACACCATGTGCATGCAGGCACTGGTGATCGCCCACGCCTGCTACGGGCACAACAGCTTCTTCAAGGGCAACTACCTGTTCCGCACCTGGACGGACGCCAGCTCGATCGTCGACTACCTGGTGTTCGCCAAGCAGTACATCATGCAATGCGAGGAGCGCCACGGCATCGACGCGGTGGAGGAGTTGCTGGACTCCTGCCACGCGCTGATGAACTACGGCGTCGACCGCTACAAGCGCCCCTACCCCATCTCCGCGGAAGAGGAACGGCGCCGGCAGAAGGATCGCGAGGAGCACCTGCAGCGGCAGATCAACGATCTCTGGCGGACCATTCCCCGCGCCTCCGAAAAAGGCAGCGAAAAGGATCGCTCGCGCTGGCCCGCCGAGCCCCAGGAGAACATCCTCTACTTCATCGAGAAGCACGCGCCGCTGCTCGAACCCTGGCAGCGCGAGGTCGTGCGCATCGTGCGCAAGATCGCCCAGTACTTCTATCCGCAGCGCCAGACCCAGGTGATGAACGAAGGCTGGGCGACCTTCTGGCACTACACCCTGCTCAACGATCTCTACGACGAGGGGCTGGTCACCGACGGCTTCATGATGGAGTTCCTCCAGTCGCACACCAGCGTGGTCTACCAGCCACCGTTCGACAGCCCCTACTACAGCGGCATCAACCCCTACGCGCTGGGCTTCTCCATGTACCGCGACATCCGGCGGATCTGCGAGAACCCGACCGAGGAGGACAAGCGCTGGTTCCCCGACATCGCCGGCAGCGACTGGCTGAGCACCCTGAAGTTCGCCATGCAGAGCTTCAAGGACGAGAGCTTCATCCTGCAGTTCCTCTCGCCCAAGGTGATTCGCGACCTCAAGCTGTTCAGCATCGTCGACGACGACCAGAAGGACGAGTTGCTGGTGTCCGCCATCCATGACGATGACGGCTACCGCACCGTGCGCGAACTACTCGCCTCCCAGTACAACCTGGGCAACCGCGAACCGAACGTGCAGATCTGGAGCGTCGACCGGCGCGGCGACCGCTCGCTGACCCTGCGCCACCAGCAGCACGACCGCAAGCCGCTCAGCGACTCCACCGAGGACGTGCTCAAGCACCTGCACCGGCTGTGGGGCTTCGACATCCATCTCGAGTCGATGCAGGGCGAGCGGATCGTCAACAGCTATCACATGCCGCCCCGGGGTGATGGCGACGAGGAAAACTACCCGCGCCTGGATCTGGCCATTCCGCCGATCTGA
- a CDS encoding YeaH/YhbH family protein — MSYVIDRRLNGKNKSTVNRQRFLRRYRDHIKKAVEEAVSRRSITDMEHGEQISIPGRDIDEPVLHHGRGGKQTIVHPGNKEFTAGERIPRPSGGGGGGSGSGKASNSGEGMDDFVFQITQEEFLDFMFEDLELPNLVKRHITGADTFKTVRAGISSEGNPSRINIIRTLRSAHARRIALSGNSRAKLREAKAELERLKIEEPDNFGDIQKLEAEIARLRLRIERVPYLDTFDLKYNLLVKQPNPSSKAVMFCLMDVSGSMTQATKDIAKRFFILLYLFLKRSYDKIDVVFIRHHTSAKEVDEEEFFYSRETGGTIVSSALKLMQEVMAERYPLNEWNIYAAQASDGDNWNDDSPICRDILTKQIMPFVQYYSYVEITPREHQALWYEYESVREAFPDSFAQQQIVSAADIYPVFRELFQRRLAT; from the coding sequence ATGAGTTATGTGATCGACCGACGCCTGAACGGCAAGAACAAGAGCACGGTAAACCGCCAGCGTTTCCTGCGGCGTTACCGTGATCACATCAAGAAGGCGGTGGAGGAGGCGGTCAGCCGCCGCTCCATCACCGACATGGAGCACGGCGAGCAGATCAGCATTCCCGGCCGCGATATCGACGAGCCCGTGCTGCATCATGGCCGTGGCGGCAAGCAGACCATCGTCCACCCGGGCAACAAGGAATTCACCGCCGGCGAACGCATCCCGCGCCCGTCCGGTGGCGGCGGGGGCGGCAGCGGTTCCGGCAAGGCCAGCAACAGCGGCGAGGGCATGGACGACTTCGTCTTTCAGATCACCCAGGAGGAGTTCCTCGACTTCATGTTCGAGGACCTCGAGCTGCCCAACCTGGTCAAGCGCCACATCACCGGCGCCGACACTTTCAAGACGGTGCGCGCCGGCATCAGCAGCGAAGGCAACCCCTCGCGGATCAACATTATCCGCACCCTGCGCTCGGCCCATGCCCGGCGCATCGCCCTGTCCGGCAACAGCCGCGCCAAGCTGCGCGAGGCCAAGGCCGAATTGGAGCGGTTGAAGATCGAGGAGCCGGACAACTTCGGCGACATCCAGAAACTGGAGGCGGAAATCGCCCGCCTGCGCCTGCGCATCGAGCGGGTGCCCTACCTCGACACCTTCGACCTCAAGTACAACCTGCTGGTCAAGCAGCCCAATCCCAGCTCCAAGGCGGTGATGTTCTGCCTGATGGACGTCTCCGGGTCCATGACCCAGGCGACCAAGGACATCGCCAAGCGCTTCTTCATCCTGCTTTACCTGTTCCTCAAGCGCAGCTACGACAAGATCGACGTGGTGTTCATCCGCCACCACACCAGCGCCAAGGAAGTGGATGAAGAGGAATTCTTCTACTCCCGGGAAACCGGCGGCACCATCGTCTCCAGCGCCCTCAAGCTGATGCAGGAGGTGATGGCCGAGCGCTACCCGCTCAACGAATGGAATATCTACGCCGCCCAGGCTTCGGACGGCGACAACTGGAACGACGACTCGCCGATCTGCCGGGATATCCTGACGAAGCAGATCATGCCGTTCGTGCAGTACTACAGCTACGTCGAGATTACCCCGCGCGAGCATCAGGCGCTGTGGTACGAGTACGAGAGCGTCCGCGAGGCGTTCCCGGACTCCTTCGCCCAGCAGCAGATAGTGTCGGCCGCCGACATCTATCCGGTGTTCCGCGAACTCTTCCAGCGGAGGCTTGCGACATGA
- a CDS encoding PrkA family serine protein kinase: protein MSIFSHFQQRYETTRQEEYSLQEYLELCKQDRSAYATAAERMLMAIGEPELVDTSTDSRLSRIFSNKVIRRYPAFADFHGMEDSIEQIVSYFRHAAQGLEEKKQILYLLGPVGGGKSSLAEKLKQLIEKVPFYAIKGSPVFESPLGLFNAAEDGEILEEDFGIPRRYLSTIMSPWATKRLNEFGGDISQFRVVKLYPSILNQIAVAKTEPGDENNQDISALVGKVDIRKLEEFPQNDADAYSYSGALCRANQGLMEFVEMFKAPIKVLHPLLTATQEGNYNSTEGLGAIPYSGIILAHSNESEWHSFRNNKNNEAFIDRIYIVKVPYCLRVSDEIRIYDKLLTHSSLAKAHCAPDTLKMLAQFSVLSRLKEPENSNIYSKMRVYDGENLKDTDPKAKSIQEYRDNAGVDEGMNGLSTRFAFKILSKVFNFDPHEVAANPVHLLYVLEQQIEQEQFPPEVRERYLRYLKEYLAPRYIDFIGKEIQTAYLESYSEYGQNIFDRYVLYADFWIQDQEYRDPETGEILNRVALNEELEKIEKPAGISNPKDFRNEIVNFVLRTRANNNGKNPSWLSYEKLRVVIEKKMFSNTEDLLPVISFNAKASKEDQQKHNDFVKRMVERGYTEKQVRLLSEWYLRVRKSQ from the coding sequence ATGAGTATCTTCAGCCACTTTCAACAACGCTATGAAACGACGCGTCAGGAAGAGTACTCCCTCCAGGAGTACCTCGAACTGTGCAAGCAGGACCGCAGCGCCTATGCCACCGCAGCCGAACGGATGCTGATGGCGATCGGCGAACCGGAACTGGTGGACACCTCCACCGACTCCCGGCTGTCGCGGATCTTCTCCAACAAGGTCATCCGCCGTTATCCGGCCTTTGCCGACTTCCACGGCATGGAAGACAGCATCGAGCAGATCGTCTCCTACTTCCGCCATGCGGCACAGGGCCTGGAAGAGAAGAAGCAGATCCTCTACCTCCTGGGCCCGGTGGGCGGCGGCAAGTCCTCCCTGGCCGAGAAGCTCAAGCAGCTGATCGAGAAGGTGCCCTTCTACGCGATCAAGGGCTCGCCGGTGTTCGAATCGCCCCTGGGGCTGTTCAACGCCGCCGAGGACGGCGAGATTCTCGAAGAGGATTTCGGCATTCCGCGCCGCTACCTCTCCACCATCATGTCGCCCTGGGCGACCAAGCGGCTCAACGAGTTCGGCGGCGACATCAGCCAGTTCCGCGTGGTCAAGCTGTATCCCTCGATCCTCAACCAGATCGCGGTGGCCAAGACCGAGCCGGGTGACGAGAACAACCAGGACATCTCTGCCCTGGTCGGCAAGGTCGATATCCGCAAACTGGAAGAATTCCCGCAGAACGACGCCGACGCCTACAGCTACTCCGGCGCGCTGTGCCGCGCCAACCAGGGCCTGATGGAATTCGTCGAGATGTTCAAGGCGCCGATCAAGGTGCTCCACCCGCTGCTGACCGCTACCCAGGAAGGCAACTACAACAGCACCGAGGGCCTCGGCGCGATCCCCTACAGCGGCATCATCCTTGCCCACTCCAACGAATCCGAGTGGCACAGCTTCCGCAACAACAAGAACAACGAGGCGTTCATCGACCGCATCTACATCGTCAAGGTGCCGTACTGCCTGCGCGTCTCCGACGAGATCAGGATCTACGACAAGCTGCTGACCCACAGCTCGCTGGCCAAGGCCCACTGCGCACCAGACACCCTGAAGATGCTGGCCCAGTTCTCCGTGCTTTCGCGGCTGAAAGAACCGGAAAACTCCAATATCTACTCGAAAATGCGCGTCTATGACGGCGAAAATCTGAAGGACACCGACCCCAAGGCCAAGTCGATCCAGGAGTACCGCGACAACGCCGGGGTGGACGAGGGCATGAACGGCCTGTCGACCCGCTTTGCCTTCAAGATCCTCTCCAAGGTGTTCAACTTCGACCCGCACGAGGTCGCCGCCAACCCGGTGCACCTGCTTTACGTGCTGGAGCAGCAGATCGAGCAGGAACAGTTCCCGCCGGAGGTGCGCGAGCGCTACCTGCGCTACCTCAAGGAATACCTGGCGCCGCGCTACATCGACTTCATCGGCAAGGAGATCCAGACCGCCTACCTCGAGTCCTACAGCGAGTACGGGCAGAACATCTTCGACCGCTACGTGCTGTACGCCGACTTCTGGATCCAGGACCAGGAATACCGCGACCCGGAAACCGGCGAGATCCTCAACCGCGTGGCCCTCAACGAGGAGCTGGAGAAGATCGAGAAGCCGGCCGGCATCAGCAACCCGAAGGACTTCCGCAACGAGATCGTCAACTTCGTGCTGCGCACCCGCGCCAACAACAACGGCAAGAACCCCAGCTGGCTCAGCTACGAGAAGCTGCGCGTGGTGATCGAGAAGAAGATGTTCTCCAACACCGAGGACCTGCTGCCGGTCATCAGCTTCAACGCCAAGGCAAGCAAGGAAGATCAGCAGAAGCACAACGACTTCGTCAAGCGCATGGTCGAACGTGGCTACACCGAGAAGCAGGTCCGGCTGCTCTCCGAGTGGTACCTGCGGGTCCGGAAGTCGCAGTAA
- the glpE gene encoding thiosulfate sulfurtransferase GlpE: MSEFRRIPPQQAQALRSQGAVVVDIRDPQSYAQSHIAGARHLDNQSLADFMAQADFEQPLIVACYHGNSSQGAAAYLAQQGFAEVYSLDGGFELWRTTFPDEVAQGAADQPA; this comes from the coding sequence ATGAGCGAATTCCGTCGTATCCCGCCCCAGCAGGCCCAGGCCCTGCGCAGCCAGGGCGCCGTGGTGGTGGATATCCGCGACCCGCAGAGCTACGCCCAGAGCCACATTGCCGGCGCACGCCATCTGGACAACCAGTCCCTCGCCGACTTCATGGCTCAGGCGGATTTCGAGCAGCCGTTGATCGTCGCCTGCTATCACGGCAATTCCAGCCAGGGTGCCGCCGCCTACCTGGCCCAGCAGGGCTTCGCCGAGGTCTATAGTCTGGATGGCGGCTTCGAGCTGTGGCGCACCACCTTCCCCGACGAGGTCGCGCAAGGCGCAGCAGACCAGCCAGCCTGA